From a single Petroclostridium xylanilyticum genomic region:
- the mfd gene encoding transcription-repair coupling factor, giving the protein MKGFTDFLLELEEYNTLLAGIKEGISPINIIGASDSQKTHLMYSVCEHTKRPCLIVTYNDLQAKKLYEDMSFFIGDKVKLFPSKELILYDIEAHSTEILQKRIEVLDALCRDGEKTVVIASIEALQQYTIPHEVYIKHRMTLRVGMIYDQHEIIENFTAMGYERVDMVEGRGQFSVRGGIVDFYPLISNCAYRIEFFDDEIDSIREFDVLTQLSIDKVDEVSVPMAREVVFHKDDIDNIADKMGTMLKKLENKLAVSKNKEVINLAIQHLGEDVEKIRQQHYFASIDKYLPIIYTGQPTLLQYLSNNALIFIDEPSRVRQRAETVELEFNETVKSMMEKGLLLEETSKLLIDYADLIKQFTARVLIGISALSHSSPDYKPKRIVNMVTKTLHSFHGKIEFLYDDLKVWKEKKYRIVVLSGTKNRGEKLVETLNDMKLNSIYVHELNEVIPRGQIVVTHGSLNKGFEYPLINFVLVSDKEIFGQERKINKAKLRKSANRIKAFTDLSIGDYVVHQNHGIGQYIGIEKLVVEGASKDYLKIKYQGDDFLYVPTNQLDLIQKYIGADGKIPRLHKLGGTDWAKTKSKVRKSVQELARGLLELYAARQALKGYAFSPDTAWQRQFEDTFPYEETADQLRCIEEVKKDMEKPMPMDRLLCGDVGYGKTEVAIRAAFKAAMDGKQVAYLVPTTVLAQQHYSNFVQRMKDFPVKVEMLSRFRSAAEQKNIVKQLKTGEIDIIIGTHRILQKDLQFKDLGLVIIDEEQRFGVAHKEKLKNIKKDVDVLTLTATPIPRTLHMSMIGIRDMSVIEEPPEDRYPVQTYVLEYNYALIQDAIIREINRGGQVYYLYNRVKEIYKVAQEIQQMVPEARVTVAHGQMNEDELEEAMLKVLNGEADVLVCTTIIETGLDIPNMNTIIIEDADRMGLSQLYQLRGRVGRSNRLAYAYLTYRKDKVLQEAAEKRLQAIKEFTEFGSGFKIAMRDLEIRGAGNLLGPEQHGHMEAVGYDMYCKLLEEVVKELKGEPVEEMVETAVDINVDAYIPESYIKNHSQRVEIYKKIASIQDLQDSYDVEEEMEDRYGDLPVPAANLIKIALIKSLANELKISTVSQKGANIFIQFHNDKSINMKAVVEVVNQFKGQILFTASDKPYLTYKIASMENTKLLDNIKIILQQLKELQTS; this is encoded by the coding sequence ATGAAAGGTTTTACTGATTTTCTTTTAGAACTGGAAGAATATAATACATTACTTGCCGGGATAAAAGAAGGAATAAGTCCTATCAATATTATCGGCGCTTCCGATTCTCAGAAAACCCACCTGATGTATTCAGTGTGTGAACATACTAAAAGGCCGTGCCTGATTGTTACTTATAATGATCTGCAGGCTAAAAAACTTTATGAAGATATGAGTTTCTTTATAGGGGATAAAGTAAAGTTGTTTCCAAGTAAAGAATTGATACTTTACGATATTGAAGCTCATAGTACCGAGATACTCCAGAAGCGGATTGAAGTATTGGATGCGTTATGCAGAGATGGTGAAAAGACAGTTGTAATAGCATCAATAGAGGCGCTGCAGCAATATACTATTCCTCATGAGGTTTACATAAAACATAGAATGACTTTAAGAGTCGGCATGATCTATGACCAGCATGAAATAATTGAAAATTTTACAGCTATGGGCTATGAACGTGTCGATATGGTGGAAGGCAGAGGACAGTTCAGCGTAAGAGGAGGAATTGTTGATTTTTATCCTCTTATTTCCAACTGCGCCTACAGGATAGAATTTTTTGACGATGAGATAGATTCTATCCGGGAATTTGACGTACTAACACAATTATCCATAGATAAGGTAGATGAAGTAAGCGTACCTATGGCAAGAGAAGTAGTGTTTCATAAGGATGATATAGATAACATTGCTGATAAAATGGGCACAATGTTAAAAAAACTTGAAAATAAATTAGCTGTTAGTAAGAACAAGGAAGTTATCAACCTGGCTATCCAGCACCTGGGCGAGGATGTGGAAAAAATCCGGCAGCAGCACTATTTTGCTTCCATAGACAAATATCTACCTATTATATACACAGGACAGCCAACTCTCTTACAATATTTAAGCAATAATGCACTCATTTTTATTGACGAACCGTCAAGGGTAAGGCAAAGAGCAGAGACAGTTGAGTTGGAATTTAATGAAACAGTTAAATCGATGATGGAAAAAGGGTTATTACTGGAAGAAACGAGTAAATTGCTTATTGATTATGCTGACTTGATAAAGCAATTTACTGCCAGGGTACTTATAGGGATCAGCGCGCTTTCCCATTCAAGCCCTGATTATAAACCTAAGCGTATCGTGAATATGGTAACCAAAACACTACATTCCTTTCATGGGAAGATTGAATTCCTATATGACGATTTAAAGGTATGGAAAGAGAAAAAATATAGGATTGTAGTGCTATCCGGTACCAAAAACCGGGGAGAGAAACTTGTTGAAACACTAAATGATATGAAACTGAACAGCATATATGTTCACGAATTAAACGAAGTGATTCCCAGAGGACAAATCGTAGTAACCCATGGAAGTTTAAATAAAGGCTTCGAATATCCTTTGATAAATTTCGTCCTTGTAAGCGATAAAGAGATATTCGGACAAGAGAGAAAGATAAATAAGGCAAAACTTAGAAAGTCAGCTAATAGGATTAAGGCATTTACAGATTTAAGCATAGGGGATTATGTCGTCCACCAAAATCACGGCATAGGCCAGTATATTGGAATAGAGAAATTGGTGGTGGAAGGAGCATCGAAAGACTATTTAAAAATAAAGTACCAGGGGGATGACTTTTTATATGTTCCCACAAACCAGCTGGACCTCATTCAAAAATATATAGGGGCGGACGGGAAGATACCCCGTCTGCATAAACTGGGAGGTACTGATTGGGCAAAAACAAAAAGCAAGGTTAGAAAATCTGTCCAGGAACTTGCCAGGGGTCTGCTGGAACTTTATGCTGCCCGGCAGGCTCTAAAAGGGTATGCATTTTCACCCGATACTGCGTGGCAGCGCCAGTTTGAAGATACCTTTCCTTATGAAGAAACAGCCGACCAGCTGCGGTGCATAGAGGAAGTCAAGAAGGATATGGAGAAACCCATGCCGATGGACCGGCTGTTGTGCGGCGATGTAGGATACGGTAAAACTGAAGTGGCTATCAGGGCGGCTTTTAAAGCGGCTATGGATGGGAAACAGGTTGCCTACCTGGTGCCTACAACCGTACTTGCGCAACAGCATTACAGCAACTTTGTACAGCGAATGAAGGATTTTCCCGTGAAAGTTGAAATGTTAAGCCGGTTTAGGAGTGCGGCAGAACAGAAAAATATAGTGAAGCAGCTAAAAACAGGAGAAATCGATATTATTATTGGTACCCACAGGATCCTCCAGAAGGATTTGCAGTTTAAAGACCTGGGACTTGTAATTATAGACGAAGAGCAAAGGTTTGGTGTTGCGCATAAGGAGAAGCTGAAAAATATTAAAAAAGATGTGGATGTGCTGACACTAACCGCTACCCCAATACCCAGGACACTGCACATGTCCATGATAGGAATAAGGGATATGAGCGTTATTGAAGAACCACCGGAAGACAGATACCCTGTCCAGACATATGTGTTAGAATACAATTATGCGTTAATTCAGGATGCCATTATTAGAGAAATCAATAGGGGAGGACAGGTATATTACTTATATAACAGGGTTAAAGAAATATATAAGGTAGCACAGGAAATTCAGCAGATGGTACCGGAGGCAAGAGTAACGGTAGCCCATGGACAGATGAATGAAGATGAGCTGGAAGAGGCTATGCTCAAGGTTTTAAATGGAGAGGCGGATGTTTTGGTCTGCACCACTATTATTGAAACAGGTCTGGATATTCCGAATATGAATACCATTATTATTGAAGATGCTGATAGGATGGGATTATCACAGCTCTATCAGTTGAGAGGAAGAGTAGGGCGGTCTAACAGGCTTGCCTATGCGTATCTTACCTATAGAAAGGATAAAGTGCTGCAGGAAGCCGCTGAGAAGAGATTACAGGCGATAAAGGAGTTTACAGAATTCGGCTCAGGATTTAAAATAGCAATGCGTGACCTGGAAATCAGGGGTGCCGGTAATCTTCTTGGACCGGAGCAGCATGGACATATGGAAGCAGTAGGATATGACATGTACTGCAAGCTGTTGGAAGAGGTAGTAAAGGAATTAAAAGGAGAGCCTGTGGAAGAAATGGTTGAAACTGCTGTTGATATTAATGTGGATGCATATATACCGGAGAGTTATATTAAAAATCACAGCCAGCGGGTGGAGATTTATAAAAAAATTGCATCCATACAGGATTTACAGGATTCCTATGATGTTGAAGAAGAAATGGAGGACCGCTATGGTGATTTGCCTGTCCCGGCAGCCAATCTTATAAAGATAGCCCTGATAAAAAGTCTTGCCAATGAATTAAAGATCTCAACAGTCAGTCAGAAAGGTGCGAATATATTCATACAATTTCACAATGATAAAAGTATTAATATGAAGGCAGTTGTTGAGGTGGTGAATCAGTTTAAAGGGCAAATATTATTTACAGCCAGTGATAAACCTTATTTAACCTATAAAATAGCAAGTATGGAAAATACTAAACTATTGGATAATATTAAGATTATATTACAACAGCTGAAAGAATTGCAGACAAGCTAA
- the pth gene encoding aminoacyl-tRNA hydrolase — protein sequence MYLIVGLGNPGSKYAGTRHNVGFEVIDYLAALYNIAVTKVKHKALIGEGMIQGKKVVLAKPQTYMNLSGESIREMKEWYKINNDNIIVIYDDISLEPGKLRIRAKGSAGGHNGIKSIIYQLNSDVFPRIKIGVGQPSHPDYDLADFVLGRFSEKEQEIMINSLKKAADAVPVIIQAGVNEAMNRFNGG from the coding sequence ATGTATCTCATCGTTGGCCTGGGCAACCCGGGCAGTAAATATGCAGGAACCAGACATAATGTTGGCTTTGAAGTAATAGACTATTTAGCAGCTTTATACAATATTGCAGTTACAAAGGTAAAACATAAAGCATTAATTGGTGAAGGAATGATACAAGGAAAAAAAGTGGTACTTGCAAAGCCGCAGACATATATGAATCTCAGTGGCGAGAGCATCAGGGAAATGAAAGAATGGTATAAAATTAATAATGATAACATAATTGTAATATATGATGACATCAGTCTCGAACCGGGGAAATTAAGAATTAGAGCCAAGGGCAGTGCAGGAGGACACAATGGAATTAAATCTATTATATACCAGCTGAACTCAGATGTTTTTCCAAGAATCAAAATCGGTGTAGGACAGCCTTCACACCCGGACTATGATCTTGCAGACTTTGTATTAGGCCGATTTAGTGAAAAAGAGCAGGAGATTATGATAAATTCCCTGAAAAAAGCTGCTGATGCTGTGCCGGTCATTATCCAGGCAGGAGTAAATGAAGCAATGAACAGGTTTAATGGAGGATAA
- a CDS encoding ribose-phosphate diphosphokinase, protein MITHGKNIKIFTANANPKLAKAIAEIIGIPVGNSEVGTFSDGEIFVNIGETVRGSDVFVVQSTSYPVNDHLMELLIMIDAFKRASAGRITAVIPYFGYARQDRKAKARDPISAKLVADLIATAGADRVLTMDLHAPQIQGFFNIPVDHLLGVPILGQYYTNKFQDSKDDVVVVSPDLGSVTRARNFAARLDAPLAIIDKRRPKANVAEVMNVIGDIIDKKVILVDDMIDTAGTITHGAKALMERGAKEVYACCTHGVLSGPAIERIAQSPIKELVTLDTIPLSPEKTIDKIKVLSVAPIFAEAIERIYEDLPVSTLFV, encoded by the coding sequence ATGATAACACATGGAAAAAACATTAAAATATTTACTGCCAATGCAAATCCTAAGCTGGCAAAAGCAATAGCAGAAATCATTGGAATTCCTGTAGGAAATTCCGAAGTTGGAACTTTCAGTGATGGAGAGATATTTGTTAACATTGGAGAAACAGTAAGAGGTTCTGATGTTTTTGTGGTTCAATCCACAAGCTACCCTGTTAATGATCATTTAATGGAATTGCTTATAATGATTGATGCATTTAAAAGAGCTTCAGCAGGAAGAATTACTGCGGTTATTCCTTATTTCGGTTATGCAAGGCAGGACCGTAAAGCAAAAGCAAGAGACCCTATCTCTGCGAAACTGGTAGCAGACCTTATAGCAACAGCAGGAGCAGACAGAGTGCTGACAATGGACCTTCATGCTCCGCAGATACAGGGTTTCTTTAATATTCCGGTAGATCATTTGCTGGGAGTACCGATATTAGGCCAATACTATACAAATAAATTCCAAGATAGTAAAGATGATGTAGTAGTCGTTTCACCTGACCTGGGAAGCGTAACAAGGGCGAGAAATTTTGCTGCCCGTCTTGATGCTCCACTGGCAATTATTGATAAAAGAAGACCGAAGGCAAATGTAGCGGAGGTAATGAATGTTATAGGCGATATTATTGACAAGAAGGTAATTCTTGTCGATGACATGATTGATACTGCCGGTACCATTACGCACGGTGCGAAAGCATTAATGGAGCGAGGGGCCAAAGAAGTATATGCTTGCTGCACACACGGTGTACTTTCCGGTCCGGCGATAGAGAGAATTGCTCAGTCACCAATAAAAGAGCTGGTAACACTGGATACAATTCCACTATCACCGGAGAAAACCATTGACAAAATTAAAGTGCTATCAGTCGCACCAATATTTGCAGAAGCAATTGAAAGGATTTACGAAGACTTACCGGTGAGCACGCTGTTTGTGTAA
- the glmU gene encoding bifunctional UDP-N-acetylglucosamine diphosphorylase/glucosamine-1-phosphate N-acetyltransferase GlmU: protein MEDLSAIILAAGEGKRMKSKMSKVLHKICGKALVEWVYGSVQNAGIQDCIVVVGHKAEEVMEYMGDKVRFALQKEQLGTGHAVMQAQPMLENKQGYVIVLYGDTPLIKGETIKKALDYHIQNGNAATIITTELEDATGYGRIIRDAQGNVVKIIEHRDANEQERAIKEVNPGVYCFTIKHLLDALGKINNNNSQGEYYLTDTIEILINEKFKVGALKIDDSNELSGINNRIQLSQAEKVMQQRILSKHMENGVTIIDPSNTYIQADVEIEMDTIIYPGCIIEGNTRIGEGCTIGPNSRIISSTIEKNVEVQNSVVIESHVSEDTHVGPFAYIRPESRIGRNVKIGDFVEIKKSVIGDNTKVSHLTYIGDAEVGKNVNMGCGTVTVNYDGQRKHKTVIGDNTFVGCNVNLVAPVTVNKNAYIAAGSTITDEVPEGSLAIARERQVVKEGWVEKRGRVHK from the coding sequence TTGGAAGACTTGTCCGCAATTATTTTAGCTGCTGGTGAAGGCAAGCGAATGAAGTCAAAAATGTCCAAGGTACTCCATAAAATATGTGGCAAAGCACTTGTGGAATGGGTATATGGTTCTGTTCAAAATGCAGGTATTCAGGACTGTATAGTGGTAGTAGGACATAAAGCCGAAGAAGTAATGGAATATATGGGGGATAAAGTACGATTTGCTTTACAGAAGGAACAGTTAGGTACCGGACACGCGGTAATGCAGGCTCAACCCATGCTGGAGAATAAACAAGGGTATGTAATTGTATTATATGGAGATACTCCACTAATAAAAGGAGAAACAATAAAAAAAGCACTTGATTATCATATCCAAAACGGTAACGCTGCTACTATTATTACTACTGAACTTGAAGATGCTACAGGTTATGGGAGAATTATAAGGGACGCTCAAGGTAATGTTGTAAAGATAATAGAGCATAGAGATGCGAATGAACAGGAAAGAGCAATCAAAGAAGTTAATCCAGGGGTATATTGTTTTACAATAAAGCATTTATTGGACGCTCTAGGCAAAATAAATAATAACAATTCACAAGGTGAATATTATCTTACAGACACTATTGAAATTCTCATCAATGAAAAATTCAAAGTTGGAGCACTAAAAATTGATGATTCCAACGAATTATCAGGTATCAATAACCGTATACAGCTTTCTCAGGCTGAAAAGGTAATGCAACAGAGAATTTTGTCAAAACACATGGAGAATGGTGTAACCATTATTGACCCTTCTAATACGTACATTCAGGCAGATGTAGAAATAGAAATGGATACCATTATTTATCCCGGCTGCATCATAGAGGGAAATACCAGGATTGGTGAAGGTTGTACCATAGGGCCTAATAGCCGGATTATAAGCTCTACTATTGAGAAAAATGTAGAAGTACAAAATTCAGTTGTCATAGAAAGTCATGTAAGTGAAGACACTCATGTAGGCCCTTTTGCCTATATAAGACCGGAAAGCAGAATTGGACGAAATGTAAAAATTGGTGACTTTGTTGAGATTAAAAAGTCGGTAATTGGTGATAACACAAAAGTTTCTCATCTTACTTACATAGGGGATGCTGAAGTGGGAAAAAATGTGAATATGGGGTGCGGTACGGTAACAGTGAACTATGATGGACAGAGGAAGCATAAGACCGTGATAGGAGATAATACCTTTGTTGGTTGCAATGTAAATCTTGTTGCTCCGGTTACTGTTAATAAGAATGCATACATAGCAGCCGGCTCTACGATTACAGATGAAGTGCCCGAAGGATCACTGGCCATTGCAAGAGAACGCCAGGTAGTCAAAGAAGGCTGGGTGGAAAAGAGGGGGAGAGTACACAAATGA
- the spoVG gene encoding septation regulator SpoVG, with protein MEITDIRIRKINAEGKMKAVVSVTFDNAFVVHDIKVIESQDKMFIAMPSRKTPDGEFKDIAHPINAEMREMLQNAILEKFETTVIQENELTQDEGIL; from the coding sequence ATGGAAATAACTGATATTCGTATAAGAAAAATCAATGCAGAAGGTAAAATGAAAGCAGTTGTATCTGTAACCTTTGATAATGCTTTTGTAGTACATGATATTAAAGTTATCGAAAGTCAGGATAAGATGTTTATTGCAATGCCCAGCCGAAAAACACCCGATGGTGAATTCAAGGATATTGCACATCCAATTAATGCTGAGATGCGTGAAATGCTTCAAAATGCCATATTGGAGAAGTTTGAAACAACTGTAATCCAGGAAAATGAGCTTACACAGGATGAGGGAATTTTATAA
- the purR gene encoding pur operon repressor: protein MEKLQRNERIAALIKILSDQPNQLFTFNYFVENFNCAKSTLSEDVELLKGIVEKFELGTIETVSGAAGGVKYIPVLGKEKVKTIVSNLCNSLSDSNRILSGGFLYMTDIIYNPTVVDNIGKIFAGQFINDDIDYVVTVETKGIPISMMTARYLNVPLIIVRRDSKVTEGSSVNINYVSASSRRIQTMSLSRRAIKKNSKVLFVDDFMKGGGTARGIIELMKEFESTVEGIAVLISTKEPSKKFINEYFSLMILNDVDEQQNIIDLKPGIKLD from the coding sequence ATGGAGAAGTTACAAAGAAATGAGAGAATTGCAGCCTTGATTAAAATTCTAAGTGATCAGCCGAATCAACTGTTTACATTTAATTATTTTGTTGAAAACTTTAATTGTGCAAAATCTACACTAAGTGAAGATGTTGAGCTATTAAAAGGAATTGTGGAAAAATTTGAACTGGGTACAATCGAGACTGTTTCGGGAGCAGCTGGAGGAGTTAAATATATACCTGTACTTGGAAAAGAAAAAGTAAAAACGATTGTATCTAATTTGTGCAACAGTCTTTCGGATTCCAACCGGATTCTTTCGGGAGGGTTTCTGTATATGACAGATATTATTTACAATCCAACCGTTGTAGATAATATAGGTAAGATATTTGCAGGACAGTTTATAAACGATGATATTGATTATGTAGTAACAGTAGAAACAAAGGGAATTCCGATATCAATGATGACTGCAAGATATTTAAATGTGCCTTTAATTATTGTAAGAAGGGATAGTAAGGTAACTGAAGGATCATCGGTGAATATTAACTACGTATCTGCCTCCAGCCGGAGAATTCAGACCATGTCCCTGTCACGAAGGGCAATCAAAAAAAATTCAAAAGTTTTATTCGTTGACGATTTTATGAAAGGCGGAGGGACAGCACGGGGGATTATTGAACTTATGAAAGAGTTTGAGTCGACAGTAGAAGGCATCGCAGTTTTAATTTCAACAAAAGAACCCTCAAAAAAATTTATCAATGAATATTTTTCTTTAATGATATTAAATGACGTTGATGAACAACAAAATATCATAGACTTAAAACCGGGTATAAAATTAGATTAA
- the murC gene encoding UDP-N-acetylmuramate--L-alanine ligase has translation MPEFKLELLKPGTHIHFIGIGGISMSALAEILVNNGCLVSGSDIKESSLTDKLKDIGVRFFLGHAKENVTGADLVIYTAAVKNSNPEMQAARELNIPIIERPALLGEIMKKYQNAVAVSGTHGKTTTTSMVSLILMHANLDPTILVGGELDAIGGNVRVGNSTYFVTEACEYVESFLKFYPYIGIILNIEADHLDYFKDLDHIIHSFRKFAQLIPVNGYAIVCADDSNALRAVDGLKCNILTYGMKEQSYDWKAENITFNSYGFANFDIIYRGIKLTNIQLSIPGIHNVYNALAAAACAYALNVDIKHIAAALYAFKGTHRRFEIKGKLNGFTIVDDYAHHPTEIKATLAAASKFPHKRLWCIFQPHTYTRTLALLDEFSEAFVDADRVIIADIYAAREADEGKVHSRDLVEQINDKGGRAQHISDFDEIVSYILEQAQEGDLVITMGAGDIYKVGEMMLKNAEFDSKALVQI, from the coding sequence TTGCCTGAATTTAAACTCGAATTATTAAAACCCGGTACCCATATCCATTTTATCGGTATTGGCGGTATTAGCATGAGTGCCCTTGCTGAAATACTTGTAAACAATGGATGTTTAGTTTCCGGCTCCGATATAAAAGAATCGTCCCTTACCGATAAGCTGAAGGATATAGGGGTTAGATTCTTTCTTGGTCATGCAAAGGAAAATGTTACAGGAGCAGATCTTGTAATATATACAGCAGCAGTAAAAAATTCCAACCCGGAAATGCAAGCTGCCAGAGAATTAAATATCCCTATTATTGAAAGGCCTGCCTTATTAGGGGAAATTATGAAAAAATACCAGAATGCCGTTGCAGTATCAGGAACTCATGGAAAAACAACTACTACATCTATGGTTTCGTTGATCCTGATGCATGCGAATCTGGACCCTACCATATTGGTCGGTGGTGAACTAGATGCGATAGGTGGCAACGTCCGGGTGGGGAATAGTACATATTTTGTTACAGAAGCTTGCGAATACGTTGAGAGCTTTCTTAAGTTCTATCCGTATATTGGGATAATACTTAATATTGAAGCAGATCATCTTGACTATTTTAAAGATTTAGACCATATTATTCACTCGTTTAGAAAATTTGCCCAACTTATTCCCGTTAATGGATATGCAATAGTATGCGCTGACGATAGCAATGCACTTAGAGCCGTTGATGGTCTGAAATGTAACATATTAACCTATGGAATGAAAGAGCAATCTTATGACTGGAAGGCAGAAAATATTACCTTTAATTCATATGGTTTTGCGAATTTTGATATTATTTATAGAGGGATCAAGCTTACAAATATACAGCTTAGCATCCCGGGTATTCATAATGTATATAATGCGCTTGCAGCCGCTGCGTGCGCTTATGCTCTGAACGTAGATATAAAGCATATTGCCGCTGCCCTTTATGCTTTTAAAGGTACTCACCGGCGCTTTGAAATCAAAGGAAAACTAAACGGTTTTACAATTGTGGATGACTATGCCCATCATCCTACCGAGATAAAGGCGACCCTTGCAGCAGCATCGAAATTTCCTCACAAAAGACTATGGTGCATTTTTCAACCCCATACTTATACAAGAACGCTGGCACTGCTGGATGAATTTTCAGAAGCCTTTGTAGATGCTGATAGAGTTATTATAGCTGATATTTATGCTGCGAGAGAAGCAGATGAGGGAAAGGTACATTCAAGAGATTTGGTTGAACAAATAAACGATAAAGGTGGTCGTGCACAGCACATCTCCGATTTTGATGAAATTGTTTCATATATCCTTGAACAAGCCCAAGAGGGAGACCTCGTAATTACGATGGGAGCCGGAGATATTTATAAGGTCGGAGAAATGATGCTTAAGAATGCAGAATTTGATTCAAAAGCTCTGGTTCAGATATAG
- the fabZ gene encoding 3-hydroxyacyl-ACP dehydratase FabZ — translation MLSNVEIQKIIPHRYPFLLVDRIEEMEVGKKAVGIKNVTVNEPFFQGHFPGNPIMPGVLIVEALAQVGAVAILSMEEYKGKLGVFTGIDNFRFRKQVRPGDTLRLEVEMTAFKRGIGKANGTAYIGDEVAASGELMFAIVENK, via the coding sequence ATGCTTTCTAACGTAGAAATTCAAAAGATCATCCCTCACAGGTATCCTTTTTTGCTTGTGGACAGAATTGAAGAGATGGAAGTTGGTAAAAAAGCTGTTGGAATTAAAAATGTAACGGTAAACGAACCATTCTTTCAAGGGCATTTTCCTGGCAATCCTATTATGCCCGGTGTGCTCATTGTTGAGGCATTAGCTCAGGTAGGAGCAGTTGCAATACTCTCTATGGAAGAATATAAAGGAAAGTTAGGAGTATTTACAGGTATTGATAATTTCAGATTCAGGAAACAGGTAAGACCGGGTGATACACTCAGGCTGGAAGTAGAAATGACAGCATTCAAAAGAGGTATTGGCAAAGCAAATGGTACAGCTTATATAGGTGATGAAGTAGCAGCTTCCGGCGAGCTAATGTTTGCAATTGTTGAGAATAAATAA
- a CDS encoding phosphodiester glycosidase family protein has product MKKRNLIISAAVVLVVTAVFLFYNHGTRGGRDLSEEEGEASSKIEPLVHKQVQEEINGNVQVINILEVNIKDRRVYVTPVLSHDSIFGFEKTSAMANRKKADAAINGGFFYPYGQPAGFVVIDSKLLCTAPKLNDRPVFIIDEHRNFKILDIDIELELDIEGYRLKIDGINRNPREDEIIVYTPEYGLTTRINGRATFNVIADDNIISDFILSETEVKIPRNGLLVAAAGEKIRQLESFIAYKRKNIKVVYNTFPSYGKIVQALEGGFWVVKDGRKVVREREPWVGLMTNREPRTVVGTKNENTAIFMTIDGRQPGYSTGLTGDELAGYLLSKGINNALMLDGGASTTMVVNGKVVNSPSYRGRERDVGGAIIIKVDK; this is encoded by the coding sequence ATGAAAAAAAGAAATTTGATAATATCTGCAGCAGTGGTACTTGTGGTTACCGCTGTTTTTTTATTTTATAACCATGGTACCAGGGGAGGACGAGACCTTTCAGAGGAAGAGGGAGAAGCTTCCAGTAAGATTGAGCCGCTTGTACATAAACAGGTACAGGAAGAGATTAACGGCAATGTACAGGTAATTAATATATTGGAGGTAAATATAAAAGACCGGCGCGTATATGTTACTCCTGTTCTTTCCCATGACAGTATTTTCGGATTTGAAAAGACGAGTGCTATGGCCAATAGAAAAAAAGCTGATGCAGCAATCAATGGAGGCTTTTTTTATCCCTATGGACAGCCTGCAGGGTTTGTGGTAATAGACAGTAAATTACTATGTACGGCACCAAAGTTAAATGACAGGCCTGTATTCATCATTGATGAACATCGTAATTTTAAAATATTGGATATAGATATTGAGTTAGAATTGGATATTGAGGGTTACAGACTGAAAATTGACGGAATCAATCGTAACCCGCGAGAGGATGAAATAATAGTATATACTCCTGAATATGGGTTAACGACAAGAATCAATGGAAGGGCTACTTTTAATGTTATTGCAGACGATAATATAATATCTGACTTTATTTTATCAGAGACTGAGGTCAAAATCCCACGAAATGGTTTACTGGTAGCGGCAGCAGGTGAAAAAATTCGACAACTTGAATCATTTATCGCATATAAGAGGAAAAATATTAAGGTCGTATATAATACTTTTCCTTCTTACGGGAAAATAGTCCAGGCCCTTGAAGGAGGATTCTGGGTAGTGAAGGATGGCAGAAAAGTAGTGAGAGAGAGGGAACCCTGGGTAGGGTTGATGACTAACAGAGAACCACGTACAGTAGTAGGAACGAAGAATGAAAATACAGCCATCTTTATGACTATAGACGGAAGACAACCGGGGTACAGCACAGGCCTTACGGGTGATGAACTTGCCGGATATCTTCTATCAAAAGGTATCAATAATGCGCTTATGCTTGATGGAGGTGCTTCCACCACAATGGTAGTAAATGGAAAAGTTGTAAACAGCCCTTCATACAGGGGGAGAGAACGGGATGTAGGAGGGGCGATTATTATTAAGGTTGACAAATGA